The genomic window CAGTACGAGCAGCAGCAGCGCCTGCCAGAAAGGATGCCGGAGGTATTCTCTCACCAATGGATCCTCTGCTGGTCGTCCTGACCGGAGCGACGCACGCCGTCGCGCAGCGGAGGGATCTTCTCGAGGCGTCTGCGCGCAGTCACGTCCGCTAAGATCCCTCGACTCTGCCGCGCTCCGCGCGTCTCCGCTCGGGACGACAATGACCCACTCACTTCAACCCCGAAAGGAACCGGACCAGCGCCTCGAGCTGCGCCGCCGAGAGCTGCTGCCCGAAGTTGGGCGGCATGACGCCCGCCATGGCCTCGTAACCGCGAGCGGTATCCGCGTTCGGCTCGAGGATCGCGCGACGGATGCGATCCGGGGTGAGGCGAGTGCCCATGCCGGTGAACGGCGGGCCCACGGGCGCCCCCTCATCGCCTAGCTGATGGCAGCCGAAGCAGCCGCTGCCGCGCAGGATCGCCAGCGGCTCGAGGCTGGCGCCCGCGGGCGGGCCGGCAGGCGCCGGCGCGGCAGCAGTGGCGCCAGGCGCGGGCGCCGGGGCGCCGCCACCACTGGCCTGCTCCGCCCGCGCGATGTCCTCGGCCGTGACGTCCACCTGCCCGCCCTGAATCTCGAGGAACGCGACCAGGGTCCAGATCTGGGTGGGCGTGAGGCCGCGCGTCACGTCCGGCATGGCCGGAAAGCCGGCCACCACGAACTTGCCGGGCGCGACCAGCGACTCGTGCAGGTACTCCTTGCAGGTCAGGCCCGGGACCCGCTCGCCGCAGCGCGCGCCGATCGTACCCGTGCCCTTCTCGTCCGTGAGCAGGTTCGGCGCACGCGCGCCCAGGCCATGGCAGGCCGTGCAGCCGCCGGCGCCAGTGAAGAGCTGCTCGCCC from Gemmatimonadota bacterium includes these protein-coding regions:
- a CDS encoding c-type cytochrome produces the protein MRERPAMLATNLKILGVVLATVAFYTLLANMIPQLESEVPEEVAFGGEVTPEELVAAGEQLFTGAGGCTACHGLGARAPNLLTDEKGTGTIGARCGERVPGLTCKEYLHESLVAPGKFVVAGFPAMPDVTRGLTPTQIWTLVAFLEIQGGQVDVTAEDIARAEQASGGGAPAPAPGATAAAPAPAGPPAGASLEPLAILRGSGCFGCHQLGDEGAPVGPPFTGMGTRLTPDRIRRAILEPNADTARGYEAMAGVMPPNFGQQLSAAQLEALVRFLSGLK